The DNA sequence GGCCGTCGAGGGCGCCGAGGGCGATGGGCGGGGTCGCGTCAGCAAGCGAGGCCATGGCCCACAGTGTCCCAGAGCGCCGGAGCGGGTATGCCGCAAGGCTCCGTCCGTGGGACGGCCGTCCGCTGGGGGTGCCGCGCCCCGGCACCCGGCATACGGTCGAGCACATGCGCTACACGACCCTCGGGAACTCAGGAACCGTCGTCTCCACCCAGTGCCTCGGCACCATGACCTTCGGGGCGGAGGCCGACGAGCAGACCTCCGGGCAGATCCTCGACGCCTTCGCCGAGGCGGGCGGGACGTTCCTCGACACCGCCGACGTCTACAGCTCGGGGACGTCCGAGGAGATCGTCGGACGCTGGCTGAAGGAGCACCCCACCGAGGCGGCGCAGGCCGTCATAGCGACCAAGGGCCGGTTCCCCATGGGTGAGGGGCCCAACGACGTGGGCCTGTCGCGGCGCCACCTGCGCCGCGCGCTCGACGACTCGCTGCGCCGGCTCGGGGTCGAGCACATCGACCTCTACCAGATGCACGCCTGGGACGCGGTGACGCCGCTGGAGGAGACGCTGCGCTTCCTCGACGACGCCGTGGCCGCGGGGAAGATCGGCTACTACGGGTTCTCGAACTACCTCGGCTGGCAGGTCACCAAGGCGGTCCACGTCGCCCGCGCCCACGGCTGGGCGCCGCCGGTGACGCTGCAGCCGCAGTACAACCTGCTCGTCCGCGACATCGAGCACGAGGTCGTGCCCGCCTGCCTCGACGCCGGCATCGGACTGCTGCCGTGGTCGCCGCTCGCGGGCGGCTGGCTGACCGGCAAGTACCAGCGCGACCAGCAGCCCGAGGGTGCCTCGCGCCTCGGGGAGGACCCCGAGCGCGGGATGGAGGCGTGGGGTCCGCGCAACAAGCAGGAGCGCACGTGGGCCGTCGTCGACGCGGTGCGCGAGGTCGCCGACGCGGTGGGCGCGACCCCTGCACAGGTGGCGCTGGCGTGGGTCGGCGCCCAGCCGGCGGTCACCTCGGTCATCCTCGGCGCGCGCTCGGTGGAGCAGCTGCGCGACAACCTCGCCGCCGCCGACCTCGACGTGCCGGCCGAGCACCTCGACCGGCTGACGGAGGTCAGTGCGCCGCAGGCCGACGACTACCCGTACGGCACCGCCGGTGTCGCCCAGCGGGACCGCGAGCTCACCGGCGGCCGCTGAGCCCACGCCCGGTGACGCCCGGCCGTCGCCGTGTCGCACGGCCGGGCGGATGGGCCGGGCGCCGGGCCTCGGTGGGAGGCGTCAGTAGAAGCCGTACCGGTCCAGGGCCGGGACGAGCTCGTCCTCCTCGAAGGACAGGTGCTCGAGCAGGGTCTGCGAGAGCCGGTCGACGACGCGCTGCAGCTCCGGAGTGCCCGACGCGCCGGTGACCAGGCCGACCAGCGCGTCGTCGAGCTGCTCGAGCACGTCGTGGATCACGACGTGCTCCTGCTCCAGCCGGTCGAGCACCGGTGCGAGGTCGGGGTCGCTGCGCCGCAGGTGCGGGAAGACCGAGCGGTCCTCCAGGCCGTGGTGGCCGGTGACGAAGCGGCAGTACTGCTGGCAGTACGCCCCGAGCGTCCAGTTGTTCTGCCGCATCGTGAGCTCGTTGATCGCGTTGCGGGCACGGTGCGCCTGCTCCTCGCCCGCAACCACCTGCTCGACGATGTCGCGCAGCCGGGCCAGCTCGGCCCGCAGGCCGTCGTGGACCTCGACGAGGTGCGCGCCCGCCCCTGCGTGCGCCTGGGCGGCGCCGTCGTCGTCGGTCGGTCGCACGGCGACGGTCTGGCGGACGGCCGGTTCGGCAGCGGGTGCGTCGGCACCGCCGGCGGCCCTGCGGGAGCGCTCGTCCTCGACGAGCTCCCGGGTCGCCGGGGCCACCTCGGCGGCGAACCGCTGCACGTCCCGCACCGACGCGACCGGCAGGATGAAGGTGGACATCCCGTGCTGCAGGGCCAGCTCCGCCAGCTGCTCGGGCCCGACCCCCGGGTCGACGTTATACAGCCGCCGCACCGCCGCCGGGTCGCGGCCGGCGCCGCGCGCCGCCTCGTCGATCGCCGCGTTCATGGCCGCGAGCTCGGAGGGCCCGGCATACCCCATCGAGGGGAGCCAGCCGTCGGCGAGCCGGCCGGTGAGGCGGAGCATCCGCGGCTTGTACGCCCCGATCCAGATGCCGATCGGGTGGGCGGGCGCAGGCCCCGCGTGCAGGCCCTTGACCCGGTAGTGCTCCCCGTCGACGGAGACCGATCCGCGCCCGGACCAGACGCCACGGATGACCTCGATCGCCTCCTCGAGCGCGGTCGTGGCCTCACCGGGGGTGCGGCGCGGGCCGCCGGCGGCCGCGATCGCGTCCCAGAAGGCGCCGGTGCCCAGCCCGAGCTCCACGCGCCCGCCCGAGAGCAGGTCGAGCGTCGCGGCGCTGCGGGCCAGGACCACCGGCGGGCGCAGGGGCAGGTTGGCCACGTTGGGGGCCACGCGCACCGTCGTCGTCCGGGCCGCGACCACCGACAGCAGGGTCCAGGTGTCGAGGTGCCGGGCGTTGTACGGGTGGTCCTGCACGGTCACGAGGTCCAGGCCGCTGACGTCGGCGGCCTCGCTCATCTGCAGGACGAGGTCGGCCGCCGAGGCGTCAGGGGTGGGGAAGATGCCGAACTCCAGCTGGTGCCCGTAGTCCGTCACGAGAGTCCTCCGCGTCGTTGCCGTGGGTCCGGGTGCAGGTCGGCGTCAGTGCGGGGCCGGCGCCGTGCGCTCACCGTAGGCGCTGGGCCGCTCGTAGTCGCCCAGCACCTCGGCCAGGGCGAGGTGGCGCCGGGCGTCGTCGTGGCGCCCCTGCCGCTGCAGGGTGCGACCGAGCAGCAGGTGCAGGTAGCCGTCCGCGGGCCGCTCCTCCACGAGCTCGCGCAGCAGCGCCTCGGCGCGGCCGAGCTGGGCCGAGCCGAAGTAGGCACGGGCGAGCAGCACGCGCAGCTCGGTGGTGTCGTGCAGGACCTCGGCCTCGCGGGCCTCGGCGACGAGCTCGGCGAGCGCGCCGGCGGCCGCGATGTGGTCCCCGCGGTCGAACAGGGTGCGCGCCCAGGTCAGGCGGAGGGCGAACGGGGTGGTCGTGGCGGTCATGCCCTCACAACATAGTTGTGATTTCAACTATTCCGGCGCGACGCCGGCGTCGGGCGGCGGACGGCCGGCGTAGGGCGCACGGGCGTCGAGCAGCCCGGCGTCGGACTCAGGCCGGTGTGGCTCCGCTCCCGGACAGCCGCCAGCCGCCGCGCAGGATGAGGTCGACGAGTTCCTGGCGCTGCTCCTGGGTGAGGACGCGCTCGTCGGTGGAGAGGGGCTCGTGCATGGGTACGAGGGTACGAACGCCCTTGCCGACGACACGAACCGAGGAGGGTGGGGACGAGGGACTCCCGACCGAAGGGAGGAGGACGAGAGCGTCCGAACGTGGCCGAACCGGGCCGAACGGGCGCAATGGCGCCCCTGTCCCTCAGGTCCCGGTGGTCAGGGGCGCCCTCGGGTCCCGGTGGTCAGGCGCGCCCTCGGGTCCCGGTGGTCAGGCGCGTCGGTCGAGCTCTCGTCGGACGTGCTCGACGACCCCGTCGGCGGCCGCGGTCACCTCGGCGTACGTCTGGTCGAAGGCGGACTCGTCCTCGCCGTACCACGGGTCGTCCATGTCGAGGGTCCCCGCGCGCTCGGACTCGGGGTCGAAGGAGCGGAGCATGCGGATCTTGTCGCGGTGCGCGTCGGTGCGGGCGAGCCGGCGCAGCTCCCGGGCGTGGCCGGAGTCCGCGGCGAGGACGAGGTCGACCTCGTCGAACCACGACCGCTCGAACTTCCGGGCCACGTGGTCGGCTCCGCCGAAGTCCTCGTGCCCGTTGCGCTCGAGGACGGCGAGCGTGCGCGGGTCCGCGGCGTTCCCGACCTCCCAGGAGTGGGTGCCGGCGGAGTCGACGACCACCCGGTCCCCCAGCCCCGCCTCGGTGAACCGCTCGCGCAGGACGAACTCGGCCATGGGCGAGCGGCAGATGTTCCCGGTGCAGACGACGGTCACGCGGTAGGGGCGGGAGGCGGTCATGCCCCCATCCAACAGGACGCCCCGAGCGGCCCGGCGGCCTCCCCGCGGGTCCCCCCCCCGGCGGCCGCGGCCCACGTCGCCGCGGTCAGCGCAGCGCGAGGAGCAGGAGCGTGACGGGAGTCGCGAGGACGGCGAGCGCGAAGGCGGTCATGACGGCGCGCAGCCACCGTGGCGCCTCCTCCTGCGTGAGCAGCTCCATCCGCGCCCGCGTCGCCGACGTGCTGGCCGGGTCGGCAGCCCCGAGCGCGGCGGACGGGTGGTGCCCGCTCGCGAGCGTGACCAGCGCCCGCGCCAGGGGTACCTCGCCGACGGCCCGCCGGGCGGCCCGGTCGGCCAGCACCTCGACGAGCAGGCGCACCTCGCGCAGGGCCTCGGGGGCGCGCAGCCGGGCCGGCGCCGACCGGTGCAGCACCGTGAAGAACTCGAGGACGAGGTCGTGCCGGGCGCGCAGGTGGGCCTGCTCGTGCGCCAGCACGGCGGCCAGCTCCTCGGCCGGCAACGCCTGCAGGGCCCCTTCGCTGAGCAC is a window from the Phycicoccus sp. M110.8 genome containing:
- a CDS encoding M56 family metallopeptidase — translated: MLAVLLAGPAPRVMAPLVRFRRAPLEALLVWQAVSLAAVLSALTVAPAAWATGGPSWWGPVASLIGVAVLARLLWSGHRVGTGIRADRRRHRRLVDVLGTELPRTAAQGPAAGHGAELRVLAHPTPTAYCLPGLRRRVVLSEGALQALPAEELAAVLAHEQAHLRARHDLVLEFFTVLHRSAPARLRAPEALREVRLLVEVLADRAARRAVGEVPLARALVTLASGHHPSAALGAADPASTSATRARMELLTQEEAPRWLRAVMTAFALAVLATPVTLLLLALR
- a CDS encoding aldo/keto reductase, with protein sequence MRYTTLGNSGTVVSTQCLGTMTFGAEADEQTSGQILDAFAEAGGTFLDTADVYSSGTSEEIVGRWLKEHPTEAAQAVIATKGRFPMGEGPNDVGLSRRHLRRALDDSLRRLGVEHIDLYQMHAWDAVTPLEETLRFLDDAVAAGKIGYYGFSNYLGWQVTKAVHVARAHGWAPPVTLQPQYNLLVRDIEHEVVPACLDAGIGLLPWSPLAGGWLTGKYQRDQQPEGASRLGEDPERGMEAWGPRNKQERTWAVVDAVREVADAVGATPAQVALAWVGAQPAVTSVILGARSVEQLRDNLAAADLDVPAEHLDRLTEVSAPQADDYPYGTAGVAQRDRELTGGR
- a CDS encoding tetratricopeptide repeat protein; this translates as MTATTTPFALRLTWARTLFDRGDHIAAAGALAELVAEAREAEVLHDTTELRVLLARAYFGSAQLGRAEALLRELVEERPADGYLHLLLGRTLQRQGRHDDARRHLALAEVLGDYERPSAYGERTAPAPH
- a CDS encoding LLM class flavin-dependent oxidoreductase, yielding MTDYGHQLEFGIFPTPDASAADLVLQMSEAADVSGLDLVTVQDHPYNARHLDTWTLLSVVAARTTTVRVAPNVANLPLRPPVVLARSAATLDLLSGGRVELGLGTGAFWDAIAAAGGPRRTPGEATTALEEAIEVIRGVWSGRGSVSVDGEHYRVKGLHAGPAPAHPIGIWIGAYKPRMLRLTGRLADGWLPSMGYAGPSELAAMNAAIDEAARGAGRDPAAVRRLYNVDPGVGPEQLAELALQHGMSTFILPVASVRDVQRFAAEVAPATRELVEDERSRRAAGGADAPAAEPAVRQTVAVRPTDDDGAAQAHAGAGAHLVEVHDGLRAELARLRDIVEQVVAGEEQAHRARNAINELTMRQNNWTLGAYCQQYCRFVTGHHGLEDRSVFPHLRRSDPDLAPVLDRLEQEHVVIHDVLEQLDDALVGLVTGASGTPELQRVVDRLSQTLLEHLSFEEDELVPALDRYGFY
- a CDS encoding low molecular weight protein-tyrosine-phosphatase encodes the protein MTASRPYRVTVVCTGNICRSPMAEFVLRERFTEAGLGDRVVVDSAGTHSWEVGNAADPRTLAVLERNGHEDFGGADHVARKFERSWFDEVDLVLAADSGHARELRRLARTDAHRDKIRMLRSFDPESERAGTLDMDDPWYGEDESAFDQTYAEVTAAADGVVEHVRRELDRRA